The Rhodocytophaga rosea genome has a segment encoding these proteins:
- a CDS encoding aspartate carbamoyltransferase catalytic subunit — protein MQQLSVKHLLGIKGLTRPDIELIFETADTFKEVLNRPIKKVPSLRDITIANVFFENSTRTRLSFELAQKRLSADVINFSSSSSSVKKGETLLDTVNNILAMKVDMIVMRHSSPGSPHFLAKHISANIVNAGDGTHEHPTQALLDGFSIREKHGEVGGKKVAIIGDILHSRVALSNIFALQKLGAQVMVCGPVTLLPRYIRELGVQVELDVRKALQWCDVANVLRIQLERQQIKYFPSLREYSLYYGINKALLDSLDKEITIMHPGPINRGVELTSDAADSHHSIILNQVENGVAIRMAVLYLLAQSR, from the coding sequence ATGCAGCAATTAAGTGTAAAACACTTACTGGGAATTAAGGGATTAACAAGGCCGGATATTGAGCTGATTTTTGAAACTGCCGATACCTTTAAAGAAGTATTAAACCGCCCCATCAAAAAAGTACCTTCCTTACGGGATATCACCATTGCCAATGTTTTTTTTGAAAATTCAACCCGCACCAGGCTTTCCTTCGAACTGGCACAAAAAAGATTGTCAGCCGATGTAATCAATTTTTCTTCCTCTTCCAGCTCTGTAAAAAAAGGCGAAACCCTGCTGGATACAGTAAACAATATTCTGGCCATGAAAGTGGATATGATCGTGATGCGGCATTCCAGCCCAGGTTCGCCTCATTTTCTGGCCAAACACATCAGTGCCAATATTGTAAATGCAGGCGATGGCACCCACGAACACCCCACACAGGCGCTGTTGGATGGTTTTTCGATCCGGGAAAAACATGGGGAAGTAGGAGGAAAGAAAGTAGCCATTATTGGAGATATTCTGCATTCGAGAGTAGCGTTATCTAATATTTTTGCCTTGCAGAAACTAGGTGCCCAGGTCATGGTATGCGGACCGGTTACATTACTGCCCAGATACATCCGGGAATTGGGTGTACAGGTAGAACTGGATGTGAGAAAAGCCCTGCAATGGTGCGATGTAGCGAATGTGCTTCGCATTCAACTGGAAAGGCAGCAGATCAAATATTTTCCATCATTAAGGGAATATTCTTTATATTACGGCATTAACAAAGCACTGCTGGATTCTCTGGATAAAGAGATAACGATTATGCATCCCGGCCCGATTAACCGGGGCGTTGAATTGACCAGTGATGCAGCTGATTCGCATCATTCCATTATCCTGAACCAGGTAGAGAATGGTGTGGCAATACGAATGGCAGTTCTTTATTTACTGGCACAAAGCAGGTAA
- a CDS encoding response regulator, which translates to MVTPLATYKIFLVDDDETFLMILRRHLELQKKFEVHVFNSGEDCLEKLDLQPDIIILDYNLNRSGSLLNGKQVLSEVLKQKKRPKIIMLSGQEDGQLVYELVKMGVQDYVLKGANALEELDELISGYIAR; encoded by the coding sequence ATGGTGACACCCTTAGCAACCTATAAGATATTTCTTGTAGATGACGACGAAACTTTCCTGATGATACTACGGAGACATCTGGAACTCCAAAAAAAATTTGAAGTACATGTATTTAATTCAGGTGAAGATTGTCTGGAAAAATTAGACCTGCAACCAGATATTATTATTCTGGATTATAACCTGAACCGCTCTGGTAGCCTATTGAATGGCAAACAGGTATTAAGCGAAGTGCTCAAACAAAAAAAACGCCCCAAAATTATCATGCTTAGCGGCCAGGAAGATGGTCAGCTGGTATACGAGCTTGTAAAAATGGGCGTACAGGATTATGTACTAAAAGGAGCTAATGCGCTGGAAGAACTCGATGAACTTATATCAGGGTATATTGCCAGATAA
- a CDS encoding HTTM domain-containing protein translates to MAASLAAYRNFLFERVDNSPLIVFRMVFGLLIFLESGGAILTGWVKETFIDPTIHFTFIGFEWLRPLPGYGMHGYYALMAVLGLMVMLGLFYRFSIVGFTLLWWASYLMQKDHYNNHYYLLILLCLLMMVVPAHHYASLDTKRNPSIRQLTCSRWCIWIFILQFWIVFTYAAIAKMQPDWMNALPVGLWFSYKTDYPIIGPLLGTSWIKWVVAYGGILFDFLVIPLLIWKRTRLLALAMAIVFHLFNSAVFQIGIFPYLMIGASVFFFPGETIRRLFLRRKPVAVKEPSIQPISVSFQNGLILLFSVYFILQILLPLRHLLYPGDVNWTEEGHRMSWRMMLRSKAGSISFTIKDPASDKSWEINPSEYLTDEQISSLSTHPDMVWQFVQYLKKKYAAEGIPQIEVYAHSLASLNGRPFQPFIDENVDLAKVDWAHFSPSIWILPLQTEDQQANK, encoded by the coding sequence ATGGCTGCCTCGCTTGCTGCATATAGAAATTTTCTTTTTGAACGTGTAGATAACAGCCCCCTGATCGTATTCCGGATGGTTTTCGGATTACTTATCTTTCTCGAATCTGGCGGAGCTATTCTCACCGGATGGGTGAAAGAAACTTTTATAGACCCAACTATTCATTTTACATTTATTGGTTTTGAATGGCTACGTCCATTGCCAGGTTATGGCATGCATGGCTATTATGCCCTGATGGCCGTTCTAGGTCTGATGGTAATGCTGGGATTGTTTTATCGCTTCAGTATAGTGGGGTTTACTTTGTTGTGGTGGGCTTCTTACCTGATGCAGAAGGACCATTACAACAACCATTATTACCTGCTCATTCTGCTTTGCCTGTTGATGATGGTGGTACCGGCTCATCATTATGCCTCTCTGGATACGAAACGAAATCCCTCTATCCGGCAATTAACTTGCTCCAGGTGGTGTATATGGATATTTATCCTACAGTTCTGGATTGTGTTCACCTATGCGGCTATCGCCAAAATGCAACCAGACTGGATGAATGCATTGCCTGTTGGTTTGTGGTTTTCTTACAAAACAGATTACCCCATTATTGGTCCTTTGCTGGGAACTTCCTGGATCAAATGGGTGGTGGCCTATGGCGGCATTCTCTTCGACTTTCTGGTAATACCTTTACTCATATGGAAGCGTACCAGACTATTAGCTTTGGCAATGGCTATTGTGTTCCACCTGTTCAATTCAGCTGTATTCCAGATTGGCATTTTCCCTTACCTGATGATAGGTGCCAGTGTTTTCTTCTTTCCTGGTGAAACCATTCGCAGGTTGTTTTTGCGAAGAAAACCTGTTGCTGTTAAAGAACCATCTATCCAGCCAATATCTGTTAGCTTTCAGAACGGCCTGATTTTACTATTCAGCGTATATTTCATTCTTCAGATTTTATTGCCCTTGCGGCATCTCTTATATCCGGGCGATGTCAACTGGACGGAAGAAGGCCACCGGATGTCGTGGCGCATGATGCTGCGGTCGAAAGCTGGTTCTATCTCCTTCACTATAAAAGATCCTGCCAGTGACAAAAGCTGGGAAATCAACCCTTCAGAGTATCTGACAGACGAGCAGATCAGTTCCCTTTCTACTCATCCAGATATGGTCTGGCAGTTTGTACAATACCTGAAAAAGAAATATGCTGCTGAGGGCATTCCACAAATTGAAGTATATGCACATAGCCTTGCCAGCCTCAATGGCCGTCCTTTTCAGCCGTTTATAGATGAGAATGTAGATCTGGCAAAAGTAGACTGGGCGCATTTCAGCCCCAGTATATGGATTTTACCTTTACAAACGGAAGATCAGCAAGCGAATAAATAA
- a CDS encoding pseudouridine synthase — MFQTQTLLPILYQDEHLVAINKPNGLLVHRTRIAEENKAFALQLLRNQLGQRVYPLHRLDRPTSGVLLFGLSKESAQKLMPLFEEREVAKTYLAVVRGYVKESESIEYALKEETYKEPQYALTEYKRLATVEIPVPVGRYQTARYSLVEATPLTGRMHQIRKHFAHISHYIIGDKKHGDWRHNQMFAEKLHTPFLLLHAYAVRFTHPFTGERICIEAPLPAHFRSICLQFGWQQVLEEVKISY; from the coding sequence ATGTTTCAAACACAAACCCTATTACCGATTCTCTACCAGGATGAACACCTGGTGGCCATTAATAAACCCAATGGGCTGCTGGTACACCGTACACGTATTGCTGAGGAAAACAAAGCTTTCGCTTTACAACTCTTACGCAACCAGCTAGGGCAACGGGTATATCCGCTTCATCGCCTGGACCGGCCAACTTCCGGTGTACTGTTATTTGGCTTAAGTAAGGAATCTGCACAGAAGTTGATGCCGCTATTTGAAGAACGGGAAGTGGCAAAAACATATCTGGCAGTTGTACGGGGGTATGTGAAAGAATCGGAATCTATTGAGTATGCGTTGAAAGAAGAAACTTACAAAGAACCCCAGTATGCGCTTACAGAATATAAAAGACTGGCTACAGTTGAAATTCCAGTGCCAGTAGGGCGCTATCAAACGGCCAGGTATTCACTGGTTGAAGCGACACCGCTTACCGGAAGAATGCACCAGATACGCAAGCATTTTGCTCATATCAGCCACTATATTATCGGCGATAAAAAGCATGGCGACTGGCGGCACAACCAGATGTTTGCCGAAAAATTGCACACACCTTTTTTGCTGTTACATGCATATGCTGTCCGCTTTACTCATCCTTTTACTGGAGAACGTATCTGCATAGAAGCGCCGTTACCAGCTCATTTTAGGAGCATTTGCCTTCAGTTTGGGTGGCAGCAAGTACTCGAAGAGGTGAAAATCAGTTATTGA
- a CDS encoding gamma-glutamyl-gamma-aminobutyrate hydrolase family protein: protein MDNKQAPSRPKIGVTGPDSGGGAAWFFTALQVRMAGGIPIRIRPSKPKSIERLQGLIIGGGADVDPETYEKENVLQTYLNQTLKNKRRPLLVRIKRFFTFLLYPVIFFIRVWFSKKGHGLDRDRDILEFTMLDHAIKREIPVLGICRGSQLINIYFKGTLYRDINTLYDEEPNRASIFPVKRVAIKPESKLAQILQTTRARVNALHNQAVQKPGQGIDIVAKEPNQIVQAIESVTEKFVIGVQWHPEYLIQKRIHRRIFKALVKAAQEHAFEKLKTVNN from the coding sequence ATGGATAACAAACAAGCCCCTTCTCGGCCAAAGATAGGCGTAACCGGTCCTGATTCGGGCGGAGGTGCTGCCTGGTTTTTTACTGCTTTACAAGTGCGGATGGCAGGTGGCATTCCTATCCGGATCAGGCCATCTAAACCAAAATCAATCGAGAGGCTACAAGGTCTGATTATTGGTGGAGGGGCAGATGTGGACCCGGAAACGTATGAGAAAGAGAATGTGCTTCAGACCTACCTCAACCAGACCCTAAAAAACAAACGCCGTCCTCTTTTAGTCCGGATCAAACGCTTTTTTACGTTTCTGTTATATCCGGTTATATTTTTTATACGTGTCTGGTTTAGTAAAAAAGGCCACGGATTAGACCGGGACCGGGATATACTGGAATTTACGATGCTGGACCATGCGATCAAAAGAGAAATTCCGGTGCTGGGCATTTGCCGGGGTTCACAGCTAATTAATATTTATTTCAAAGGAACGCTCTACCGGGATATTAATACCTTGTACGATGAAGAACCTAACCGGGCCAGTATATTTCCGGTGAAAAGAGTAGCCATAAAACCAGAAAGTAAACTCGCCCAGATTCTGCAAACTACCAGGGCTCGTGTCAATGCCTTACACAATCAGGCCGTTCAAAAGCCTGGCCAGGGTATCGATATTGTCGCCAAAGAACCTAACCAGATTGTGCAGGCAATTGAGTCGGTCACTGAAAAGTTTGTGATCGGGGTACAATGGCATCCGGAATACCTGATCCAGAAAAGAATTCACCGCCGTATTTTCAAAGCACTGGTAAAGGCAGCCCAGGAACATGCGTTTGAAAAACTAAAAACTGTCAATAACTGA
- a CDS encoding amidoligase family protein, producing MEFKQPPILTNEKGEIRTVGFEFEYANVDLETTAKIIMDLFGGRYEATDKYAQKVADTEVGDFSLSLDVRLLSEKKYQNYFSKLGIDLEQINIGNTTLDSIVENVLGSAVAKVIPYEISMPTLPFTHLQKAEALRKALYDNQAKGTKASILYAFAMHINPELPVKDIPTILSHLRAFLLLYPWLLKACDVDFSRRLTSFINPFPPEYAQLVLAPAYAPDLDQFVNDYHQYNSDRNRPLDLYPVLAWLDHEKIDRLENLGKVKPRPTFHYRLPNSLIDDPEWSIAKEWNHWVEVEWLASDSQLLRELSEAYLQADKQSQKEFDQLWVNKMDEWITNKPLLGQR from the coding sequence ATGGAATTTAAACAACCGCCCATACTAACCAATGAAAAAGGCGAAATCCGCACCGTTGGTTTTGAGTTTGAGTATGCGAATGTAGACTTAGAAACTACAGCAAAAATTATTATGGATTTATTCGGTGGCCGCTATGAAGCCACCGATAAATATGCGCAAAAAGTAGCAGATACGGAAGTTGGTGATTTTTCCCTGAGCCTGGATGTACGCCTGTTAAGCGAGAAGAAATACCAGAATTACTTCAGCAAACTTGGTATTGATCTGGAACAGATTAATATCGGAAATACTACGCTGGATTCTATTGTTGAGAATGTACTAGGATCGGCAGTTGCCAAGGTAATTCCCTACGAAATATCAATGCCTACCCTTCCTTTTACCCATTTACAAAAAGCGGAAGCGTTGCGCAAGGCTTTATATGATAACCAGGCCAAAGGCACCAAAGCATCTATTTTATATGCTTTTGCCATGCATATCAATCCCGAACTTCCGGTAAAAGATATTCCAACTATTCTTTCTCACCTACGGGCTTTTCTGCTTCTGTATCCCTGGCTGTTGAAAGCATGTGATGTAGATTTTTCACGCCGCCTGACTTCTTTTATCAACCCTTTTCCACCAGAATATGCCCAACTGGTACTTGCTCCGGCCTATGCACCTGACCTGGATCAGTTTGTGAATGATTACCATCAGTATAATTCAGACCGTAACCGTCCGCTGGATCTGTATCCGGTATTAGCCTGGCTGGATCACGAAAAAATAGACCGGCTGGAAAATTTAGGAAAGGTAAAACCCAGGCCAACTTTCCATTACCGGTTACCTAACAGTTTAATTGATGATCCGGAATGGAGCATTGCTAAAGAATGGAATCACTGGGTGGAAGTAGAATGGCTGGCTAGCGATTCTCAATTATTGAGGGAGTTAAGTGAAGCTTATTTGCAGGCAGATAAACAATCACAGAAAGAGTTTGATCAGCTATGGGTTAATAAAATGGACGAATGGATAACAAACAAGCCCCTTCTCGGCCAAAGATAG
- the pgeF gene encoding peptidoglycan editing factor PgeF has protein sequence MHQQSFANVPLWQFEQLLPYPNIKHFVSGRHGGVSLNEVGTFNLSFRASDSRENVIENRRRLAQALDIEPSRLVFPAQTHSDRVQLVTASTNPDTLTETDALITNTPGICICVMSADCVPILLYDPVTQSVGAVHAGWKGTVSKILTRTIEAMQQAFGTRPENLVAGIGPSISPEKYQVGSEVIEAVQQAFGHTKGLVDKEDAQGKGYLNLWEANRRQLQQLQVPEQAVEVAGICTYQQSQDFFSARKSANQAGRFAAGIMIIS, from the coding sequence ATGCACCAGCAATCTTTTGCAAACGTACCACTCTGGCAATTTGAACAACTTTTACCTTATCCCAATATTAAACATTTTGTTTCCGGCCGGCATGGGGGGGTGAGTTTAAATGAAGTAGGCACATTTAATCTCAGTTTCCGGGCAAGCGATTCCAGAGAAAACGTAATTGAAAACCGCAGACGACTTGCCCAGGCTTTAGATATAGAACCTAGCCGCCTGGTATTTCCGGCACAAACCCACAGCGATAGGGTGCAGCTCGTTACAGCCAGCACCAATCCGGATACACTTACCGAAACTGATGCCCTGATTACCAATACACCCGGCATCTGCATCTGTGTGATGTCAGCAGATTGTGTGCCCATTCTGCTCTATGATCCCGTAACCCAATCGGTGGGTGCGGTGCATGCCGGATGGAAAGGAACCGTCAGTAAAATTCTTACCAGAACAATAGAAGCCATGCAACAAGCTTTTGGCACCAGACCAGAAAACCTGGTGGCTGGCATTGGTCCTTCCATCAGTCCGGAGAAATACCAGGTAGGCAGTGAAGTAATAGAAGCCGTACAGCAGGCTTTTGGCCATACCAAAGGCTTAGTCGACAAGGAAGATGCACAAGGGAAAGGATATCTGAACTTATGGGAAGCCAACCGCAGGCAATTACAGCAGTTGCAGGTACCGGAACAAGCCGTAGAAGTTGCCGGTATCTGTACCTATCAGCAAAGCCAGGATTTTTTTTCTGCCCGCAAATCTGCCAATCAGGCTGGACGGTTTGCTGCCGGAATTATGATCATTAGTTAA
- a CDS encoding DMT family transporter yields MSEAESQRKYTGIYFMLISAFSFALMGAITKLLGNSFSAIQLVFFRNIFGVIFIGITLLKRPLHQTGGKPLLLVFRGVIGTLALYAFFYNITHISLGEAVTYSQTSPIFIALFSYILLKEKLNIYGWLSIVIGFLGILCIFRPDASMDVESNIIGLFCGIGTAFAYLSIRELKKIYDTRAVVLSFMVSGIILPVFSFGLSFLFEPSSYDFIVSPFAIPHVQDWLWIILLGITSLTGQVFLTKAYGEEKAGIVSGIGYSNIVFSILLGVLLGDSLPGISAMIGIGLIISSGILISLTKKETQQTA; encoded by the coding sequence ATGTCAGAAGCAGAAAGCCAAAGAAAGTATACCGGAATTTATTTTATGCTGATTTCTGCTTTTTCTTTTGCATTAATGGGAGCCATTACCAAGCTGTTAGGCAATAGTTTCAGTGCCATTCAACTGGTATTTTTCCGGAATATATTCGGAGTCATTTTTATAGGAATTACGCTACTAAAAAGACCCTTGCACCAAACCGGTGGCAAACCTTTATTACTGGTATTCAGAGGTGTAATCGGCACCCTGGCTTTATATGCCTTTTTCTATAACATTACCCACATTTCATTAGGCGAAGCGGTTACCTACTCGCAGACCTCTCCTATTTTTATTGCCTTATTCTCCTATATTCTGCTCAAGGAAAAGTTGAATATATATGGCTGGCTTTCCATAGTTATAGGCTTTCTCGGCATTCTTTGCATATTCCGGCCGGATGCTTCTATGGATGTGGAGAGTAATATTATTGGATTATTTTGCGGAATCGGAACGGCTTTCGCTTACCTTTCCATCCGGGAACTTAAAAAAATATATGATACCAGAGCAGTGGTACTTTCTTTTATGGTGTCCGGAATCATCCTGCCTGTTTTCTCCTTCGGGCTGAGCTTTCTTTTCGAACCTTCATCCTATGATTTTATTGTTTCCCCGTTTGCCATTCCTCATGTCCAGGATTGGCTATGGATTATTTTGTTAGGAATTACTTCACTGACCGGGCAGGTTTTTCTTACAAAAGCGTACGGCGAAGAAAAAGCCGGTATAGTATCTGGTATCGGCTATAGCAATATCGTATTTTCTATTCTACTAGGTGTTTTACTAGGCGATTCATTGCCAGGTATAAGCGCTATGATTGGGATTGGCTTAATTATCAGCAGCGGTATATTAATTTCTTTAACAAAGAAAGAAACTCAGCAAACTGCCTGA
- a CDS encoding DUF2721 domain-containing protein, which translates to MNDLSTSLTVLSAMITPAVLILASGSLILATSQRLGRVIERARKLTSELREHAQKQAGNQDDQLLTEERRVLFAQLNRAAKRARFLQYAMTCLYITLSIFVATSVAIAIVAVLGLSYTWIPLAFGIAGIALLFYASLLLIGESRVALSAVDEEMKFALYISQAQVQPTHKSIKQE; encoded by the coding sequence ATGAATGATCTTTCTACTTCCTTAACGGTACTATCTGCCATGATTACGCCGGCAGTGTTAATTCTGGCAAGCGGCTCTCTCATACTAGCTACTTCGCAGCGCCTCGGCAGAGTAATTGAACGGGCACGAAAACTTACCAGTGAACTCAGGGAACATGCTCAAAAACAGGCCGGAAATCAGGACGATCAATTACTGACCGAAGAACGGAGAGTGCTTTTTGCACAGTTAAACCGGGCAGCCAAACGGGCACGTTTTCTACAGTATGCCATGACCTGTTTATATATCACCTTAAGTATATTTGTTGCCACCAGCGTAGCCATTGCGATTGTGGCGGTATTAGGCCTTTCTTATACCTGGATACCCCTTGCTTTCGGCATTGCTGGAATAGCTTTGCTTTTTTATGCCAGTCTGCTGCTGATCGGAGAATCTCGTGTTGCCTTGTCTGCGGTTGACGAAGAAATGAAATTTGCGCTCTATATCAGTCAGGCGCAGGTTCAGCCTACACACAAAAGCATTAAGCAGGAATAG
- a CDS encoding SDR family oxidoreductase, with product MENNSKELEGKVAFITGAGSGIGKAAALLFARQGASIAALGHTEDELRETVDQVKENGGEAILLLGDISQAADMENAIGEAVQKLGRLDIVFANAGINGVWAPIEELAPEEWDKTININLRGTFLTVKYAIPHLKKQGGSIIITSSVNGTRIFSNTGATAYSCTKAAQVAFTQMAALELAKHRIRVNVICPGAIETSIDDNTNKRDLASEKEPVEFPEGKIPLTDGKPGKSEQVAQLALFLASDRSSHITGTPIWIDGAESLLMG from the coding sequence ATGGAAAATAACAGCAAAGAACTGGAAGGCAAAGTTGCTTTTATTACCGGAGCAGGTTCAGGTATTGGAAAGGCAGCTGCCTTGCTGTTTGCCCGGCAAGGTGCTTCAATTGCTGCCCTTGGCCATACCGAAGATGAACTCAGAGAAACGGTAGATCAGGTAAAGGAAAATGGAGGAGAAGCCATACTGCTTCTGGGCGATATATCTCAGGCCGCTGATATGGAAAATGCCATTGGTGAAGCTGTACAAAAACTGGGAAGACTGGATATCGTGTTTGCCAATGCCGGAATAAATGGCGTGTGGGCGCCTATTGAAGAATTAGCTCCCGAAGAATGGGATAAAACCATAAACATCAACCTACGAGGCACTTTCCTGACGGTAAAATATGCTATTCCACACCTCAAAAAGCAAGGTGGGTCTATCATCATTACATCTTCTGTGAATGGAACCAGAATTTTTAGCAATACCGGAGCTACGGCTTATTCCTGTACAAAAGCGGCACAAGTAGCTTTTACACAGATGGCAGCCCTTGAACTGGCTAAACACCGTATCCGGGTAAATGTGATCTGTCCGGGAGCCATTGAAACTTCTATTGATGATAATACCAACAAACGGGATCTGGCTTCAGAAAAAGAACCGGTAGAGTTTCCGGAAGGAAAAATTCCCTTAACAGATGGCAAACCTGGCAAAAGTGAACAGGTGGCTCAACTGGCTTTGTTTCTTGCTTCCGACCGTTCCAGTCATATAACCGGCACTCCTATCTGGATTGATGGCGCTGAATCTTTGCTGATGGGATAA
- a CDS encoding metallophosphoesterase family protein codes for MEKQLTISRIAAVGDIHVRENDQGKWHSYFKTVSEKADVLLLCGDLTDTGHMNEAEVLAEELKSCSIPVVGVLGNHDYERDHQKAIKKLLEKQGVHMLDGEFVVIGGIGFAGVKGFGGGFDKHMLSMFGENAMKAFVQEAVDDALRLDRALAHLDTEYADMKKIVLTHYAPIKATVIGEPEEIFPFLGSSRLAEPINRRQVLAAFHGHAHVGTLEGVTSAGVKVFNVAKPILTKAGYENPFYLFDVKKETVKSVGASVAGAGA; via the coding sequence ATGGAAAAACAGCTCACCATTTCAAGAATTGCAGCCGTTGGCGACATACATGTCCGGGAAAATGACCAGGGAAAATGGCACTCTTATTTTAAAACTGTTTCTGAAAAGGCAGATGTATTGCTGCTCTGCGGCGACCTGACGGATACCGGACACATGAATGAGGCGGAAGTACTGGCAGAAGAATTAAAATCCTGTTCCATTCCGGTGGTGGGTGTACTGGGTAACCATGATTACGAGCGGGATCATCAGAAAGCTATTAAAAAGTTGCTTGAGAAACAAGGTGTACATATGCTGGATGGGGAGTTTGTAGTAATTGGCGGTATTGGCTTTGCTGGTGTAAAAGGATTTGGCGGAGGGTTTGATAAACATATGCTATCCATGTTTGGGGAAAATGCGATGAAAGCTTTTGTACAGGAAGCCGTAGATGATGCCCTCCGCTTAGATAGAGCCCTTGCACACCTGGATACAGAATATGCCGATATGAAAAAGATTGTGCTTACCCATTATGCTCCTATTAAAGCAACCGTAATAGGCGAGCCTGAAGAAATATTTCCCTTTTTAGGTTCATCCAGGCTGGCAGAGCCCATTAACCGGCGACAGGTTCTGGCCGCCTTTCATGGACATGCCCATGTGGGAACACTTGAAGGTGTAACCTCTGCTGGTGTAAAAGTTTTTAATGTAGCCAAACCTATCTTAACAAAGGCAGGGTATGAAAACCCATTTTATTTGTTTGATGTGAAAAAAGAAACGGTTAAAAGTGTTGGGGCTAGTGTAGCAGGCGCAGGTGCTTAA
- a CDS encoding nucleotidyltransferase, producing MIEADEQTKIAHEFYRNALQLLADNNFSFLVGGGFALRRYTGIFRDTKDLDLFCKAGEYPRMLKLFAEHGFVTEITDIRWLAKVYKDAKYIDLIFNTVNNICTVDDSWFDHAVEGEVYGIPIRFIPAEELLWCKIYVQNRERYDGADVNHIILRYGHQLDWKRIWSRLEQHWHLLLAQVLSFQFVYPSERDIIPRWLFDTLMEKAREQYELPLPIEKVCLGPIIDQTQYETDIREWEYKVITMRTV from the coding sequence ATGATAGAAGCTGACGAACAAACCAAAATTGCTCACGAATTTTACCGGAATGCCTTGCAACTGCTGGCTGACAATAACTTTTCGTTTCTGGTAGGAGGAGGATTCGCTTTGCGCCGCTATACAGGCATTTTCCGGGATACCAAAGACCTGGATTTGTTCTGTAAGGCTGGCGAATATCCCCGCATGCTGAAACTATTTGCTGAACATGGCTTTGTAACCGAAATTACTGATATACGCTGGCTGGCTAAGGTTTATAAAGATGCCAAATACATTGATCTCATTTTCAACACTGTAAACAACATTTGTACAGTAGACGACAGCTGGTTTGACCACGCAGTGGAAGGAGAAGTATATGGAATTCCTATCCGGTTTATTCCCGCAGAAGAACTATTGTGGTGTAAAATATATGTACAGAACCGGGAGCGCTACGATGGTGCCGACGTTAATCACATTATACTCAGATATGGCCATCAGTTAGACTGGAAAAGAATCTGGTCGAGGCTGGAGCAGCACTGGCATTTATTGCTGGCACAGGTACTGAGTTTTCAGTTTGTGTATCCATCCGAACGGGATATTATTCCCAGATGGCTTTTTGATACTTTAATGGAGAAAGCCAGAGAACAATATGAATTGCCTTTACCCATTGAAAAAGTGTGCTTAGGTCCTATTATCGATCAGACACAGTACGAAACTGACATCAGGGAATGGGAATATAAAGTAATCACCATGCGTACCGTCTGA
- a CDS encoding D-sedoheptulose-7-phosphate isomerase — MNEYLATYIQAQKDALDSIPVQEVTKLIETFRKALQDDRQIFVFGNGGSAANASHFMTDLGKGSSDKTNKRFRCLSLNDNMSWITALGNDYAYEDVFVRQLMNYAKPGDLAMVMSVSGNSPNLVKAIEWAKANGVYTVALVGAKKGQLAQLANHTIVIDSTHYGRVEDAHMGICHMICYAFMEIPGLQA; from the coding sequence ATGAACGAATACCTAGCCACCTATATACAAGCCCAGAAAGATGCCCTGGATTCTATTCCTGTACAGGAAGTTACCAAACTCATTGAAACATTCAGGAAAGCCTTGCAGGATGACCGGCAGATTTTTGTATTCGGCAATGGAGGAAGCGCAGCTAATGCTTCCCATTTTATGACCGACTTGGGCAAAGGTTCTTCTGACAAAACCAACAAGCGTTTCCGCTGCCTTTCTTTAAACGACAATATGAGCTGGATTACGGCACTGGGAAACGATTATGCCTATGAGGATGTATTTGTGCGGCAATTGATGAACTATGCCAAACCAGGCGATCTGGCCATGGTGATGAGTGTAAGCGGCAATTCGCCCAATTTAGTAAAAGCCATCGAATGGGCAAAAGCAAACGGAGTGTATACAGTAGCCCTGGTTGGAGCCAAAAAAGGCCAGCTTGCCCAATTAGCTAATCATACAATTGTAATCGATTCTACCCACTATGGCCGGGTGGAAGATGCCCATATGGGAATTTGCCACATGATTTGTTATGCCTTTATGGAAATCCCCGGCCTGCAAGCCTGA